The Mycoplasmoides genitalium G37 genomic sequence ATCATCGTAACAATAAAATAGTACCTTCTGATGTTAAGTCTTTTTGTTTGGAAAAAAACATAACTTTTTTTCAACCAAAACAAAGCATAAGCATAAAAGCTGATCTAGAAAAATTAAAAGCTGATATTGGTATTTGCGTTTCATTTGGTCAGTATCTTCATCAAGATATTATTGATCTTTTTCCAAATAAAGTAATTAACTTACATCCTTCTAAGTTACCACTACTTCGTGGTGGTGCACCATTACATTGAACCATTATTAATGGTTTTAAAAAATCTGCATTGAGTGTAATTCAATTGGTTAAAAAAATGGATGCAGGTCCGATTTGAAAACAACAAGATTTTTTAGTTAATAATGACTGAAATACTGGTGATTTATCCATATATGTAGAAGAACATTCACCCTCTTTTTTAATTGAATGTACTAAAGAAATTCTCAATAAAAAAGGGAAATGATTTGAACAAATAGGTGAACCTACTTTTGGATTAAACATAAGAAAAGAACAAGAACATCTTGATCTTAATCAGATTTACAAGAGTTTTTTAAACTGAGTAAAAGGTTTAGCTCCCAAACCTGGTGGTTGGTTAAGCTTTGAAGGAAAAAACATCAAAATTTTCAAAGCTAAATATGTTAGTAAAAGTAATTACAAACATCAATTAGGAGAGATAGTTAATATATCTCGAAAAGGAATTAATATTGCTTTAAAAAGCAATGAAATTATTTCAATTGAAAAAATTCAAATACCTGGAAAAAGGGTGATGGAAGTAAGTGAAATAATAAACGGAAAACATCCTTTTGTTGTTGGTAAATGTTTCAAATAGAATGATTACAAAGAGTTTTTTCCTTAAAAATTTTGATCGCTCTAAAGAATTAATTCCTCTTTCATATAACGATGTTTTTAGCGCTGTTAATCAGTTTCTGAAAAGCTATACTGACGTTAATGATATTGATATTATTGAAGAAAATTTGATTGAAGATCCAGTTTTTGAACTTGATGTTTTAGAACTTTTAAACGAGGATCCAATGCTATTATTGGACAGTAAAAATCCCCGTGTTCAAGAAGCTAAAATTATTGCTAATAAAGCAAAAAAAAATATTAAAGATTATTTTAATCTTCCCATTTTTTTTGATACAGATAGTTTAGATAAAAATGTTTCTGTTTATCAAAAAGCTGAGCTTACTGAAAAGAAAATTCAAGAAATAATAACATCAAAAAAATCAGCTATTATTTTTAAACCTATTTTTGAAATAGAAGATTGCTTAATTCAACCAGATGCTATTATTGTTCATGAAAAAGGACTTTGTGAATTTGTTGTTATAAAAGCTACAACCAATACAAAAAGAAAATATTTTTTGGAAATAATTTATGACTTTGTGTTATTTAAAAAAATAGGTAAGTATAAACTTTTAAACTATTATTTTTGTACTGTTAAATACGAATTACAAAATAAAAATAATGTTTCTTTCTTTTTAAATACTGAAATAAAAACATCAAAAAACAGTTTTAGTTTAAGTTCAAAAGAAAAAGATTATTTTAAGAATAAACCTTTTAATCACCCTGAAAAAATTGCTTACATACACAAAAAAAAGAGCAATGGAGTTAATGGTTTTTTGATTGTAAAACTCATTGATAACCTTATTAAAAACAATATAGTTGATTTAAACAAAATAAGTGATTTTGTTACTAAAGAAATTGACAGTAAAAGTGTTCGTAATATTCAACCACTTATTAAAAATGCGGCTAAAATACAAATTAATTTTTGAGATCAAATACAAGATATAAAAAAATATCAAGAACTCAAAATAAATCAAATTGTTTTTAATTACAGTGAAAATTTTGATTCTTTTTGGAGTAACTATTTATTAAGAAATTTAATTAAATTAGTTTTTGCTCATAAATACAATGAAATTTTTAAATTATCTGGTAAATTAGCTAATTGAAGTCAATTAACATATGCATATAAAGAAAATAAATCAATAACTATAAATCAACTGCTTCACGAATTAAATCAGAAAAAAAGCAAGGCTAATTTTAATAACTCAACTAATAAAATAAGTTTTTTTCTTGAAGCGTGAAATAGTGAAAAAGGTTTTGCAATTGGCAATAAATTTAAAAATACTTGAAATAAACTTAAAAAAAAGAAAGTTTATTTTGATTTTGAAACAATTAGTTCATCAATCAGAATCATAAATAATTCATTACCATTTAGTCAAATTGTTACCCAATGCTCATTAATAGTTGATAAAAATGAAATAGATGATAAAAGAAAACTTAATTGTGAAAATCTAATTTTTGATCCCTTATTTATTAGCGTTAATGACTTTAAAAAAGTAATTGATTCACTCTATCAAAACAATTGCAGTGATTATAGTTTTGTTGTTTTTAATAAATCTTTTGAAAAAAACAGATTATTGGAAATGGCTACATTGATTAATGAACAAATATATAAAGAAAAAGTAAAAGCTATTGTTGACAATCTTTTTGACTTAGCTGATATTTTTACTATTGAAAA encodes the following:
- the fmt gene encoding methionyl-tRNA formyltransferase, yielding MFKIVFFGTSTLSKKCLEQLFYDNDFEICAVVTQPDKINHRNNKIVPSDVKSFCLEKNITFFQPKQSISIKADLEKLKADIGICVSFGQYLHQDIIDLFPNKVINLHPSKLPLLRGGAPLHWTIINGFKKSALSVIQLVKKMDAGPIWKQQDFLVNNDWNTGDLSIYVEEHSPSFLIECTKEILNKKGKWFEQIGEPTFGLNIRKEQEHLDLNQIYKSFLNWVKGLAPKPGGWLSFEGKNIKIFKAKYVSKSNYKHQLGEIVNISRKGINIALKSNEIISIEKIQIPGKRVMEVSEIINGKHPFVVGKCFK
- a CDS encoding DUF2779 domain-containing protein, whose product is MITKSFFLKNFDRSKELIPLSYNDVFSAVNQFLKSYTDVNDIDIIEENLIEDPVFELDVLELLNEDPMLLLDSKNPRVQEAKIIANKAKKNIKDYFNLPIFFDTDSLDKNVSVYQKAELTEKKIQEIITSKKSAIIFKPIFEIEDCLIQPDAIIVHEKGLCEFVVIKATTNTKRKYFLEIIYDFVLFKKIGKYKLLNYYFCTVKYELQNKNNVSFFLNTEIKTSKNSFSLSSKEKDYFKNKPFNHPEKIAYIHKKKSNGVNGFLIVKLIDNLIKNNIVDLNKISDFVTKEIDSKSVRNIQPLIKNAAKIQINFWDQIQDIKKYQELKINQIVFNYSENFDSFWSNYLLRNLIKLVFAHKYNEIFKLSGKLANWSQLTYAYKENKSITINQLLHELNQKKSKANFNNSTNKISFFLEAWNSEKGFAIGNKFKNTWNKLKKKKVYFDFETISSSIRIINNSLPFSQIVTQCSLIVDKNEIDDKRKLNCENLIFDPLFISVNDFKKVIDSLYQNNCSDYSFVVFNKSFEKNRLLEMATLINEQIYKEKVKAIVDNLFDLADIFTIENNCLAFKQLNGFSSIKKVLTIIDESFLKASKSIGYQNLKIQKGDVAQEVALSRFLNCLNKNEWNQVAFELKKYCENDVRAMISIVLFIQDLIKKNDLFTFYSEN